The nucleotide window ATAATTCTTTTCTTCTCAAACTTTGCAAGAATTGCTGCTACAGCGCTATCAGGCCCAAGAAAGTAAAATAAATCTATGCTTTTCTTATGTTTTGCGAGAACATACGCAGTATTGAGGAAGTCATTAATTGAGGGGATACTTGTACTTTTACTTTCGATTGCCAGAGAATGAATTCGGATTATTCCATTATAATTGTCTTCAAAGAACTTGTCATCTTCATGCATAACATAAAATTGGAATTTGTCTTTTAATATCATAGTAAGCTCTTCTACAAATGTTTCAGTTCCACCATATTTAGATGGAATTCCTCTTAGTCCAATGATTGCTATGTGTGGCTTGTCCATTATCTCACCCTTACCTTTATTTAAATCTCTTTCTCACTAGATACCATCCAATCTTCAATCCAGTCTTTACAGCACCCCATGGATTACCATTTCCAAGCTTTGGCTTATTGGGTCTTTTCCTGTAATTTATCGGAACTTCCCCTATTTTAAAACCTTTTTTTACAGCCTCAACATAAAGGTTGGCCTCAAGGTCAAAACCATTGGCGTCTATTTCAATGGAATCTAGAACGTACTTTCTAAAGCCCCACATCCCAGTACACACATCGCTGATTTTCTTCCCATAGAGGATTGTTGCTATTAAGCTCAGTCCCCAGTTTCCAAGCTTATTGACTTTGGGCATCGCCCCATCTTCGATTTTCCCCTTTAGCCTTGAGCCAATGACAACATCATATTCTTCTAAGGCTTTAACAATGTCGTAGATATATTGGGGAGGATATGTGTAGTCGGCATCTAGCATAACAAGATAGTCATAGGGAAAATCGATCATACTAAGGGCATGCTTAACATCCCTTGCTTTTCCACCCTTTGCAATGTTATATACTATTGCTCCCTTATTCCTCGCGATTTCTTCAGTTCTATCCGTACTTGGTCCATTGGCAACAACCACAGTAACTTTGTATCCCTCTTTTTCAAGCTTTTTGACCGGTATTTCATCGATAACTTTCCCTATGGTCTCCTCCTCATTGTATGCAGGGAGTAACACTACAACCCGCTTCATCTCTTGAACGCACCTCCATTGAACTAACAACCCCAGCTTCTCAGGCAATCTCAGGAGATATATAAATTAACAAAGTAACAACCGAACAAATCGTTAACTCCTCATTATAGGCCGGTATAACTATGAGGGTTCTCACGGTGTTCACTCACATTCAAATTTTTATTAACTATCGTTTAAAAGCTTAACCGTTGGCTGGATATATTTTCCTTCCAATGGAGACTCTGAAAACCCCCCTGTCCAAGACCGTCTTGCCCTTCACGTACACGTACCTTACAACGACGCTCCCGTTCAAATCCATAGGCAGTACAAACTCTTCTTTACCCTTAACATTGTACCCCCTCTTAAAGACAAGTGTCCCGTTGTCGAGGAAGCCGTAGATGCCCAACGAAGTCCCGGTTGCGTTGATGAACCTTAGGATTATTCTATTTCCCCTCTCAACGGCCACGTTCGGGTGTTCAAGCTTAAAGACCTTTACAATGCCTCCATCCGAATAAACAAGCTTGTAGGGCTTTTCTAACCCTAGGAACAGCTGA belongs to Pyrococcus abyssi GE5 and includes:
- a CDS encoding glycosyltransferase family 2 protein produces the protein MKRVVVLLPAYNEEETIGKVIDEIPVKKLEKEGYKVTVVVANGPSTDRTEEIARNKGAIVYNIAKGGKARDVKHALSMIDFPYDYLVMLDADYTYPPQYIYDIVKALEEYDVVIGSRLKGKIEDGAMPKVNKLGNWGLSLIATILYGKKISDVCTGMWGFRKYVLDSIEIDANGFDLEANLYVEAVKKGFKIGEVPINYRKRPNKPKLGNGNPWGAVKTGLKIGWYLVRKRFK
- a CDS encoding DUF1972 domain-containing protein, which translates into the protein MDKPHIAIIGLRGIPSKYGGTETFVEELTMILKDKFQFYVMHEDDKFFEDNYNGIIRIHSLAIESKSTSIPSINDFLNTAYVLAKHKKSIDLFYFLGPDSAVAAILAKFEKKRIMMNPDGVEWKRLIKRSYFVPFYLFPIYLATMIYMYLMEYLSCKLPDVVVADSLGIREHLMRRHKPRRVIYIAYGARELLPSKPSKEDEAKILDRLRRFS